The nucleotide window CTGCAATGCTTTCACGAATGGCGATAGAAACACCTCTCACCTCCACTTGAAGCGGATCACCCATCGGCGCACGACGGATTAGCGTCACCTCAGTTTTTGGCAACATGCCCATAACCATAAGTTTTTTTCTAACGTCTGGTGTTAAGCCTGTTAGTGCAACAATAGAAGCCGCTTTTCCTTGCTCGAGTTGTGAGAGTTTCATAAATGCCCAATTCGTGACTGATAATGAGAAAGATTGTTATTACTGCCATGATACACATACATGACCACAATTCTATTGTGTGAAATCAATGTTTTCGAAAATACATACTCGTAAATTTCGTTAAAAACGTTTACGTCAAAAACGTTACTTTCAACAAACAACGAGAACTACCTCACTAGTACCAATCAAGAAAAACCAACATAAATCACTAATTATCAACAACTTAAAATAATGTCGGTTTTCTCATGGCCATCTGTCGTTAATTTTATAAGTAAAATAAGTGGGCAGACGTATAGTTACTCCAACGAAGAGAAACTACTTCTCTTTAATTTTATTCCAGAGGTGATGTGGCTTGCCATATCACTCCGGCAGCAAGCG belongs to Vibrio splendidus and includes:
- a CDS encoding FeoA family protein — encoded protein: MKLSQLEQGKAASIVALTGLTPDVRKKLMVMGMLPKTEVTLIRRAPMGDPLQVEVRGVSIAIRESIAEQIEVI